From one Nocardioides yefusunii genomic stretch:
- a CDS encoding sensor histidine kinase, with protein sequence MAVIDRATSTRVFLDALRNLALGVSETTEFATVAISVAFHDRLETLAVAGDRPTRQLLLGRTLPCERAEKLLHTCDRWGDLYLVPFRSLVILSDQTSEPSPDATDPDTVEDHDVLVAAIRDGFQNLRGLVAVDRPRDGQRPDANALAHLENYVEQVRRTLIYALERLELDEHMRMADAVRKVVREASSRLSVEHIIGYCQAALTETFDASGIWLQTFDGGVDAAGAIYSTNGFEVHLGEELRQVARPAARLLWEAQSVAEISERVPRSEAMTPQQEQLVLDFMRAIDLTSMLFVPLGAGPECLGNLVLTRLDEPRPWTESEKRTALDIGHDLGRALLNARTFERERQVVAELRELDSYKSRLIATLAHELKNPLTSILGHAELLEGSDLPPSARSSVASVERGAARMQRLVDDLLALGKANDPQLLFEPEPYDLRAGVEETLDLLRVTVERKGLSMHVVAPDSVVVQGEPAGLEQVLTNLISNATKYTPDGGHVEVRISDEPDAVVLTVEDTGMGISREDLPHLFTEFFRSTNPAAVKLPGTGLGLAIAHRIVARHGGTLHCTSTYGHGTTFTATFPKAALT encoded by the coding sequence ATGGCCGTGATCGACAGGGCCACGAGCACGCGCGTCTTCCTCGATGCCCTGCGCAACCTCGCGCTGGGCGTCTCCGAGACAACCGAATTCGCGACCGTCGCGATCTCCGTGGCCTTCCACGACCGCCTCGAGACGCTGGCCGTGGCCGGCGACCGCCCCACCCGTCAGCTCCTGCTGGGACGCACCCTGCCCTGCGAACGCGCAGAGAAGTTGCTCCACACCTGTGACCGCTGGGGTGACCTCTACCTGGTGCCGTTCCGCTCACTCGTCATCCTCAGCGACCAGACGAGCGAACCCTCTCCCGACGCCACCGACCCCGACACCGTCGAGGACCACGACGTCCTCGTCGCCGCCATCCGCGACGGCTTCCAGAACCTGCGCGGGCTCGTCGCCGTCGACCGTCCCCGCGACGGCCAGCGCCCCGACGCCAACGCCCTCGCGCACCTGGAGAACTACGTCGAGCAGGTGCGCCGCACCCTCATCTACGCGCTCGAACGCCTCGAGCTCGACGAACACATGCGAATGGCCGACGCCGTCCGCAAGGTCGTGCGCGAAGCCTCCTCACGGCTGTCGGTCGAACACATCATCGGCTACTGCCAGGCCGCGCTCACCGAGACGTTCGACGCCTCGGGCATCTGGCTGCAGACCTTCGACGGCGGCGTCGACGCCGCCGGCGCGATCTACTCCACCAATGGCTTCGAGGTGCACCTCGGCGAAGAACTGCGTCAGGTCGCCCGGCCTGCGGCCCGGCTGCTGTGGGAGGCGCAGAGCGTCGCCGAGATCTCCGAGCGGGTGCCCCGCAGCGAGGCGATGACGCCGCAGCAGGAACAGCTCGTCCTCGACTTCATGCGCGCCATCGACCTGACCTCGATGCTGTTCGTGCCGCTCGGCGCCGGCCCTGAATGTCTGGGCAACCTGGTGCTGACCCGCCTCGACGAACCCCGCCCCTGGACCGAGTCGGAGAAGCGCACCGCCCTCGACATCGGCCACGACCTCGGCCGGGCCCTGCTCAACGCCCGCACCTTCGAACGCGAACGTCAGGTGGTCGCCGAGCTCCGCGAGCTCGACTCCTACAAGTCACGTCTGATCGCGACGCTGGCGCACGAGCTCAAGAACCCGCTCACCTCGATCCTGGGGCACGCCGAACTTCTCGAGGGCAGCGACCTGCCGCCCTCCGCGCGCAGCTCGGTGGCCTCGGTTGAACGCGGCGCAGCCCGGATGCAACGCCTCGTCGACGACCTGCTCGCGCTCGGCAAGGCCAACGACCCGCAGCTCCTGTTCGAACCCGAGCCGTACGACCTGCGCGCCGGCGTCGAGGAGACCCTCGACCTGCTGCGCGTCACCGTCGAACGCAAGGGCCTGAGCATGCACGTCGTCGCTCCGGACAGCGTCGTCGTCCAGGGCGAACCGGCAGGGCTGGAGCAGGTGCTCACCAACCTCATCAGCAACGCCACGAAGTACACCCCCGACGGCGGACACGTCGAGGTCCGGATCAGCGACGAGCCCGATGCAGTCGTCCTCACCGTCGAGGACACCGGAATGGGGATCTCCCGCGAGGACCTCCCGCACCTGTTCACCGAGTTCTTCCGTTCCACCAACCCGGCCGCGGTGAAGCTGCCCGGAACCGGTCTGGGTCTCGCGATCGCGCACCGGATCGTGGCCAGGCACGGCGGTACCTTGCACTGCACCTCTACCTACGGGCACGGCACCACGTTCACGGCGACGTTCCCGAAGGCCGCCCTGACCTGA
- a CDS encoding metallopeptidase family protein has product MEITAEEFDVLVDRALDDVPDELASLVHNVVVLVEDEPPADDPDLLGYYDGWALTERQANHAGALPDRILLFRNPLMEMCETHDELVDEIGITVVHEIAHHFGIDDARLHELGYA; this is encoded by the coding sequence GTGGAGATCACTGCCGAGGAGTTCGACGTGCTCGTCGACCGAGCGCTCGACGACGTCCCCGACGAGCTGGCGTCGTTGGTCCACAACGTCGTCGTCCTGGTCGAGGACGAGCCGCCTGCTGACGACCCCGACCTCTTGGGCTACTACGACGGTTGGGCCCTGACTGAACGTCAGGCCAACCATGCCGGTGCGCTCCCGGACCGGATCCTGCTCTTCCGCAACCCGCTGATGGAGATGTGCGAGACGCACGACGAGCTCGTCGACGAGATCGGCATCACCGTGGTCCACGAGATCGCACACCACTTCGGCATCGACGACGCCAGACTCCACGAACTCGGCTACGCCTGA
- the purF gene encoding amidophosphoribosyltransferase, which translates to MRKGGDGRLTAAIDPQDQGPQDACGVFGVWAPGEDVAKLSYYGIYALQHRGQESAGIAVSNGKQILVYKDMGLVSQVFDESTLESLVGHVAIGHARYSTTGASTWHNAQPTFHPTPNGSLALAHNGNLTNTADLAATLAELEGEGADQRMPGATNDTSVVTALLAHHPDQTVEERALELLPHVKGAFCFVWMDENTLYAARDPQGIRPLVLGRLERGWVVASETAALDIVGASFVREIEPGEMIAVDADGLRTTRFAEAAPKHCLFEFVYLARPDTLMNDQRVHSVRVEIGRRLADAHPVEADLVIPVPESGTPSAIGYAERSGIPYGTGLVKNSYVGRTFIQPSQTIRQLGIRLKLNPLRDVIEGKRLVVVDDSIVRGNTQRALVRMLREAGAKEVHVRISSPPVKWPCFYGIDFATRAELIANGLGIDEIRRSIDADSLGYIDLEELVDATTVPMDNLCRACFDGEYPVKLPDPTLGGKAVLEKSSCGGIETSPATDVDGLAVSGGGVGGETALLQP; encoded by the coding sequence ATGCGCAAGGGTGGCGACGGTCGTCTCACCGCCGCCATCGACCCCCAGGACCAGGGACCTCAGGACGCATGTGGCGTCTTCGGGGTCTGGGCGCCAGGCGAGGACGTCGCCAAGTTGTCGTACTACGGCATCTACGCGCTCCAGCACCGCGGCCAGGAATCGGCCGGCATTGCGGTCAGCAACGGCAAGCAGATCCTCGTCTACAAGGACATGGGACTCGTCTCCCAGGTCTTCGACGAGTCGACGCTGGAGTCGCTGGTCGGACATGTCGCGATCGGTCACGCCCGGTACTCCACGACCGGTGCCTCGACGTGGCACAACGCCCAGCCGACGTTCCACCCGACGCCCAACGGCTCGCTGGCACTGGCGCACAACGGCAACCTGACCAACACGGCCGATCTCGCCGCCACCCTGGCCGAGCTCGAGGGTGAGGGTGCCGACCAGCGCATGCCCGGCGCCACCAACGACACCTCCGTCGTGACCGCACTGCTCGCGCACCACCCCGACCAGACGGTCGAGGAGCGTGCCCTCGAGCTGCTGCCCCACGTCAAGGGCGCCTTCTGCTTCGTGTGGATGGACGAGAACACTCTCTACGCCGCGCGTGACCCCCAGGGCATCCGCCCGCTCGTGCTCGGTCGCCTCGAGCGCGGCTGGGTCGTGGCGTCCGAGACCGCCGCCCTCGACATCGTCGGCGCCTCGTTCGTCCGCGAGATCGAGCCCGGCGAGATGATCGCCGTCGACGCGGACGGTCTGCGCACCACCCGCTTCGCCGAGGCAGCCCCCAAGCACTGCCTCTTCGAGTTCGTCTACCTGGCTCGCCCCGACACCCTGATGAACGACCAGCGCGTTCACTCGGTGCGCGTCGAGATCGGCCGTCGTCTGGCTGACGCCCACCCGGTCGAGGCCGACCTCGTCATCCCCGTCCCGGAGTCCGGCACCCCGTCCGCGATCGGTTACGCCGAGCGCTCGGGCATCCCGTACGGCACCGGCCTGGTGAAGAACTCCTACGTGGGTCGCACCTTCATCCAGCCCTCGCAGACCATCCGTCAGCTCGGCATCCGCCTGAAGCTGAACCCGCTGCGCGACGTGATCGAGGGCAAGCGTCTCGTCGTCGTCGACGACTCCATCGTCCGCGGCAACACCCAGCGCGCCCTGGTCCGCATGCTCCGCGAGGCAGGCGCCAAGGAGGTCCACGTCCGGATCTCCTCGCCGCCGGTCAAGTGGCCCTGCTTCTACGGCATCGACTTCGCCACCCGTGCGGAGCTGATCGCCAACGGTCTGGGCATCGACGAGATCCGCCGTTCGATCGACGCCGACTCCCTCGGCTACATCGACCTCGAGGAGCTGGTCGACGCCACGACGGTCCCGATGGACAACCTCTGCCGTGCGTGCTTCGACGGCGAGTACCCGGTCAAGCTGCCCGACCCGACCCTGGGCGGCAAGGCCGTTCTCGAGAAGTCGTCCTGCGGCGGCATCGAGACCTCCCCGGCCACCGACGTCGACGGCCTGGCCGTCTCCGGCGGCGGCGTGGGCGGCGAGACCGCACTGCTGCAGCCCTGA
- a CDS encoding ATP-binding protein, which yields MPLNRDALALDTSPRAAAVARRWVASVCRDLGREDLVHSAELGVSELVTNAILHGKEPVDVRVRGTAAHPRIEVFDASHCPPTLPLARPAEWANSNHGLETYGRGLTLVALTATTWGTTIEESGKVVWFEPAGDIADEPVLGVFEDLKPVPGAPLPGSRPIRFEALDARLFHSMLTHYSNLRRELRLLSISHTVDYPVTHELSPHFLHFQGQFSPRSLRDSIRVTQEAHARGDDEIDVVLEASPLSADVFRDFLDTLDVADQFCTSQQLLSLARTPEQKALMAWMFEEFLRQTSGHPPTPCPHSRRARAQLTSHG from the coding sequence GTGCCACTCAATCGCGATGCGCTCGCACTCGACACGTCGCCACGCGCGGCCGCCGTCGCGCGACGCTGGGTGGCCTCCGTCTGCCGCGACCTGGGTCGTGAAGACCTCGTTCACAGCGCAGAGTTGGGCGTCTCGGAGTTGGTCACCAACGCGATCCTGCACGGCAAGGAACCCGTCGACGTACGCGTGCGCGGCACTGCGGCGCACCCCCGGATCGAGGTCTTCGACGCCTCGCACTGCCCGCCGACACTCCCCCTGGCCCGCCCCGCCGAGTGGGCCAACAGCAACCACGGCCTCGAGACCTACGGACGTGGCCTCACCCTGGTCGCACTCACGGCCACCACGTGGGGCACCACGATCGAGGAGAGCGGCAAGGTCGTCTGGTTCGAGCCCGCCGGCGACATCGCCGACGAGCCCGTGCTCGGCGTGTTCGAGGACCTCAAGCCCGTGCCCGGCGCCCCGCTGCCCGGCTCACGACCGATCCGGTTCGAGGCCCTGGACGCTCGTCTCTTCCACTCGATGCTCACCCACTACAGCAACCTGCGTCGTGAACTCCGGCTGCTCTCGATCTCCCACACCGTCGACTACCCCGTCACCCACGAGCTGTCGCCACACTTCCTGCACTTCCAGGGCCAGTTCTCCCCGCGCAGCCTCCGCGACTCCATCCGCGTCACCCAGGAGGCACACGCCCGCGGCGACGACGAGATCGACGTCGTGCTGGAGGCGTCTCCACTCTCCGCCGACGTCTTCCGCGACTTCCTCGACACACTGGACGTCGCCGATCAGTTCTGCACCAGCCAACAGTTGCTCTCCTTGGCACGCACCCCGGAGCAGAAGGCCCTGATGGCGTGGATGTTCGAGGAGTTCCTCCGGCAGACGTCCGGGCACCCGCCGACGCCGTGCCCCCACTCCCGACGCGCGCGGGCACAACTCACCTCCCACGGGTGA
- a CDS encoding GNAT family N-acetyltransferase — MDVTSLAWRTDIAVLEASGSTVRDCGTHLLVTTPDNPTYHWGNFLLLKNLPLAGGAREVMGAYDTWFRTNRFRAIGIDSTTDLDTVEFEQAGMDKDVSHVMTAARLVAPERRFVGGGIRPITSDEWKKWVDLELSVYADDARYTRTYVEGRARQEQRLVEAGRGYRWGVFVDGRLAASAGLYDVGDGVFRFQSVATHGRRRKQGIASTLIHRMGEWAAARGARQLVMVADPEGPAFGCYSRLGLETVEVAVELHQALEGAIA, encoded by the coding sequence ATGGACGTCACCTCACTCGCCTGGCGCACCGACATCGCTGTCCTCGAGGCCTCGGGCAGCACCGTCCGCGACTGTGGAACCCACCTGCTGGTGACCACCCCGGACAACCCGACGTACCACTGGGGCAACTTCCTGCTCCTGAAGAACCTCCCGCTCGCCGGCGGTGCGCGCGAGGTCATGGGCGCCTACGACACGTGGTTCCGCACCAACCGTTTCCGCGCGATCGGCATCGACTCCACCACCGACCTCGACACCGTCGAGTTCGAGCAGGCCGGCATGGACAAGGACGTCTCGCACGTCATGACCGCGGCTCGCCTCGTCGCGCCGGAGCGCCGTTTCGTCGGCGGCGGGATCCGTCCGATCACCTCCGACGAGTGGAAGAAGTGGGTCGACCTCGAGCTGTCGGTCTACGCCGACGACGCCCGCTACACCCGCACCTACGTCGAGGGCCGCGCCCGTCAGGAGCAGCGTCTGGTCGAGGCCGGTCGCGGGTATCGCTGGGGTGTCTTCGTCGACGGGCGTCTCGCTGCGTCCGCAGGTCTGTACGACGTCGGGGACGGCGTCTTCCGCTTCCAGTCGGTGGCCACCCATGGCCGTCGTCGCAAGCAGGGCATCGCCTCCACGCTGATCCACCGGATGGGGGAGTGGGCCGCCGCCCGGGGTGCCCGCCAGTTGGTGATGGTCGCTGATCCTGAGGGTCCGGCGTTCGGCTGCTACTCCCGTCTCGGCCTGGAGACCGTCGAGGTCGCCGTCGAACTGCACCAGGCGCTCGAGGGTGCGATCGCCTGA
- a CDS encoding dipeptidase: MSDTLRARITELLPGLRADLEDLVRIESVSADPARAGEVQRSAEKVRDLFAAEGFDVQVVSTNDDGSAPAVIGRKNGPAGAPTVLLYAHHDVQPENDHADWDTPPFEPTVVGDRLYGRGTADDKAGVITHLAAVRAFGDELPVNVVIFVEGEEETGSESLPAILEQYKSELACDVIVIADSGNWDIGVPALTTSLRGLVRADVEVRTLTHAVHSGMWGGLVPDALVALSHLIASFHDKDGNLLIEGLHSGPAADVEYPEERLRAESGAVPGIEWMGHGSAVERLWTQPALAITGLDAPKVDGASNTLVPAARAKISLRTAPGDNAENVAARLKEHVEKNVPFGAEVTFTVVDTGEATSIDATGPVYDAARAAFAEAWDGTAPVDMGVGGSIPFIAEFLESFPDAAVLVTGVEDPDTRAHGANEGLHLAEWEKVLLAETLMLKNVAETLA, translated from the coding sequence ATGAGTGACACCCTCCGCGCCCGCATCACCGAACTGCTCCCCGGCCTCCGCGCCGACCTCGAGGACCTGGTCCGCATCGAGTCCGTCTCCGCCGACCCCGCCCGGGCCGGAGAGGTGCAGCGCAGCGCCGAGAAGGTGCGCGACCTCTTCGCCGCCGAGGGCTTCGACGTCCAGGTCGTCTCCACCAACGACGACGGTTCCGCACCGGCCGTGATCGGCCGCAAGAACGGCCCCGCCGGTGCCCCGACCGTCCTGTTGTACGCCCACCACGACGTCCAGCCCGAGAACGACCATGCCGACTGGGACACCCCGCCGTTCGAGCCGACCGTCGTGGGAGACCGCCTCTACGGTCGCGGCACCGCCGACGACAAGGCCGGCGTCATCACCCACCTGGCCGCCGTGCGCGCCTTCGGTGACGAGCTGCCCGTCAACGTCGTGATCTTCGTCGAGGGCGAGGAGGAGACCGGTTCGGAGTCCCTGCCCGCGATCCTCGAGCAGTACAAGTCCGAGCTGGCCTGCGACGTCATCGTCATCGCCGACTCCGGCAACTGGGACATCGGCGTCCCGGCCCTCACCACGTCGCTGCGCGGTCTCGTGCGCGCCGACGTCGAGGTCCGCACCCTCACCCACGCCGTCCACTCCGGCATGTGGGGCGGCCTCGTCCCCGACGCCCTGGTCGCGCTCTCGCACCTCATCGCCTCCTTCCACGACAAGGACGGCAACCTCCTCATCGAGGGCCTGCACTCCGGCCCGGCCGCCGACGTCGAGTACCCCGAGGAGCGCCTGCGCGCCGAGTCCGGTGCAGTCCCCGGCATCGAGTGGATGGGCCACGGCTCGGCCGTTGAGCGTCTCTGGACCCAGCCCGCGCTGGCGATCACCGGCCTCGACGCCCCCAAGGTCGACGGTGCCTCCAACACCCTCGTCCCGGCCGCGCGCGCCAAGATCAGCCTGCGCACCGCCCCCGGCGACAACGCCGAGAACGTCGCCGCGCGCCTCAAGGAGCACGTCGAGAAGAACGTCCCCTTCGGTGCCGAGGTGACCTTCACCGTCGTCGACACCGGCGAGGCCACCTCGATCGACGCCACCGGCCCGGTCTACGACGCCGCGCGCGCCGCGTTCGCCGAGGCCTGGGACGGTACCGCTCCGGTCGACATGGGCGTGGGTGGCTCGATCCCGTTCATCGCCGAGTTCCTGGAGTCGTTCCCTGACGCTGCGGTCCTGGTGACCGGCGTCGAGGACCCCGACACCCGCGCCCACGGCGCCAACGAGGGCCTGCACCTGGCCGAGTGGGAGAAGGTCCTGCTCGCCGAGACGCTGATGCTCAAGAACGTCGCCGAGACGTTGGCCTGA
- a CDS encoding sterol carrier family protein: MARRLVPADRSEVEAALAADPKGRAEWKLLTKHYMALLEEKAPGHSVEVRVPPYAAVQVIPGVKHTRGTPPAVVETDAATWVALARGEMTWAEAEASGKVSASGQRADLEPWLPLA, translated from the coding sequence ATGGCTCGTCGACTCGTCCCCGCTGACCGTTCCGAGGTCGAGGCTGCGCTGGCCGCCGACCCGAAGGGCCGCGCGGAGTGGAAGCTGCTGACCAAGCACTACATGGCGTTGCTGGAGGAGAAGGCGCCCGGGCACTCCGTCGAGGTGCGGGTCCCGCCGTACGCCGCGGTCCAGGTGATCCCGGGCGTCAAGCACACCCGCGGCACCCCGCCGGCCGTCGTCGAGACCGACGCCGCGACCTGGGTCGCGTTGGCGCGTGGGGAGATGACGTGGGCCGAGGCTGAGGCGTCGGGCAAGGTGAGTGCGAGCGGGCAGCGCGCTGACCTGGAGCCCTGGCTGCCCCTCGCCTGA
- a CDS encoding lytic transglycosylase domain-containing protein: MKKSVLVAGTAGLGGLVLAGVLAVSSGLVSTDVLDRVQVPGAGTDSAVLPLADDVDAPLYRAPAASRGANRVPTVDSGWVRRTAEATGIPEPAVRAYGTAVLNLPDDGCALGWTTLAGIGWVESQHGTIDGRTLGDDGRSSEAILGPALNGVDFAAIPATAESTLMHGDPTWDHAVGPMQFIPSTWKRWGRDGDGDGVADPHDLDDAAASTAAYLCHDGHDLATSSGWNAAVFSYNHENAYVVSVFEAADRYGRATS; the protein is encoded by the coding sequence GTGAAGAAGTCAGTTCTGGTTGCTGGGACGGCGGGGCTCGGTGGTCTCGTCCTGGCTGGCGTGCTCGCTGTCTCCTCCGGTCTCGTCAGCACCGACGTGCTCGACCGGGTGCAGGTGCCCGGTGCCGGCACCGACAGTGCGGTGCTCCCGCTGGCCGACGACGTCGACGCTCCGCTGTACCGCGCGCCCGCCGCCTCGCGGGGGGCCAACCGGGTGCCGACCGTCGACTCAGGCTGGGTGCGGCGCACCGCTGAGGCCACCGGGATCCCTGAGCCCGCGGTGCGGGCCTACGGCACCGCGGTGCTCAACCTGCCCGACGACGGCTGTGCCCTGGGCTGGACGACGCTGGCCGGGATCGGCTGGGTGGAGTCGCAGCACGGCACGATCGACGGCCGGACCCTGGGTGACGACGGACGCTCCTCGGAGGCGATCCTGGGGCCTGCGCTGAACGGCGTCGACTTCGCCGCGATCCCGGCGACGGCGGAGAGCACGTTGATGCACGGCGACCCGACCTGGGACCATGCGGTCGGACCGATGCAGTTCATCCCCTCGACGTGGAAGCGCTGGGGGCGTGACGGCGACGGTGACGGTGTCGCGGACCCGCACGACCTCGACGACGCGGCCGCGTCCACCGCCGCCTACCTGTGCCACGACGGCCACGACCTGGCGACGTCGTCGGGCTGGAACGCCGCTGTCTTCTCCTACAACCACGAGAACGCCTACGTGGTGTCGGTCTTCGAGGCTGCTGACCGTTACGGCCGCGCTACGAGCTGA
- a CDS encoding NAD(P)/FAD-dependent oxidoreductase → MAGQNETAPERHRVVVIGSGFGGLFTTKALRRDDVEVTVVAKTTHHLFQPLLYQVATGILSEGSIAPPTREVLAKQKNASVLLGEVTDIDLEKKTVTSVVLGRPTVSEYDSLVVAAGASQSYFGNDHFAEFAPGMKSIDDALELRGRIFGAFEMAEIGASRGDNVDHLLTFVVVGAGPTGVEMAGQIAELAHRTLKNDFRHINPDDARVILVDAAPQVLPPFGAKLGAEAKKELEKAGVEVMLGAMVTDLDERGLTVKFKDGETKRIDSVAKIWAAGVQASSLSKTLAEQSGATLDRAGRIGVNPDLTLPGHPEVFVVGDMIALNNLPGVAQVAIQGGKYTAKTIKARLDNKAPLEPFKYFDKGSMAIISRFNAVVMMGKFRLTGFIAWLAWLFLHLLYITGFKGRLTALLHWAISFLGRGRSERTTTVQQIFARQALQRLEHGAADLVSEPGKYDSQRKAAAEAEVARREELETWAAEEARLSDANERGKQQKS, encoded by the coding sequence ATGGCAGGCCAGAACGAGACCGCCCCGGAACGTCACCGCGTCGTCGTCATCGGGTCCGGCTTCGGCGGGCTCTTCACCACGAAGGCGCTGCGTCGTGACGACGTCGAGGTCACCGTGGTCGCGAAGACCACCCACCATCTCTTCCAGCCCCTCCTGTACCAGGTCGCGACCGGCATCCTCTCCGAGGGATCCATCGCGCCGCCCACCCGCGAGGTCCTCGCCAAGCAGAAGAACGCCAGCGTCCTGCTCGGTGAGGTCACCGACATCGACCTCGAGAAGAAGACCGTCACCTCGGTCGTCCTCGGTCGACCCACCGTCAGCGAGTACGACTCCCTCGTCGTCGCCGCCGGTGCCAGCCAGTCCTACTTCGGCAACGACCACTTCGCCGAGTTCGCCCCCGGCATGAAGTCGATCGACGACGCCCTCGAGCTGCGCGGCCGCATCTTCGGCGCCTTCGAGATGGCCGAGATCGGCGCGAGCCGTGGCGACAACGTCGACCACCTGCTCACCTTCGTCGTCGTCGGTGCCGGTCCGACCGGTGTCGAGATGGCCGGTCAGATCGCCGAGCTGGCCCACCGCACGCTCAAGAACGACTTCCGCCACATCAACCCCGACGACGCCCGCGTCATCCTGGTTGACGCGGCTCCGCAGGTCCTCCCGCCGTTCGGCGCCAAGCTCGGCGCCGAGGCGAAGAAGGAGCTCGAGAAGGCCGGCGTCGAGGTCATGCTCGGCGCGATGGTCACCGACCTGGACGAGCGCGGCCTGACCGTGAAGTTCAAGGACGGCGAGACCAAGCGCATCGACTCCGTCGCCAAGATCTGGGCCGCCGGTGTCCAGGCGTCCTCGCTCTCGAAGACGCTGGCCGAGCAGTCGGGCGCCACGCTCGACCGCGCCGGTCGCATCGGTGTCAACCCGGACCTGACCCTGCCGGGTCACCCCGAGGTCTTCGTCGTCGGCGACATGATCGCGCTGAACAACCTCCCCGGTGTCGCGCAGGTCGCGATCCAGGGCGGCAAGTACACCGCCAAGACGATCAAGGCTCGTCTCGACAACAAGGCCCCGCTGGAGCCGTTCAAGTACTTCGACAAGGGCTCGATGGCCATCATCAGCCGCTTCAACGCGGTCGTGATGATGGGCAAGTTCCGCCTGACCGGCTTTATCGCCTGGCTGGCGTGGCTCTTCCTGCACCTGCTGTACATCACCGGCTTCAAGGGTCGCCTGACCGCGCTGCTGCACTGGGCGATCTCGTTCCTGGGCCGCGGTCGCTCCGAGCGCACCACGACCGTCCAGCAGATCTTCGCCCGTCAGGCGCTGCAGCGACTCGAACACGGTGCTGCTGACCTCGTCTCCGAGCCGGGCAAGTACGACTCCCAGCGCAAGGCAGCAGCTGAGGCCGAGGTCGCTCGCCGCGAGGAGCTCGAGACGTGGGCTGCCGAAGAGGCACGCCTCAGCGACGCCAACGAGCGCGGCAAGCAGCAGAAGAGCTGA
- the purM gene encoding phosphoribosylformylglycinamidine cyclo-ligase: MTDATNAYAVAGVDIEAADRAIDLMKEWVEKARRPEQIGGLGGFAGLFDASALTKYKRPLLATSTDGVGTKVAIAQKMDVHDTIGHDLVGMVVDDLVVCGAEPLFMTDYIATGKVVPERIAAIVKGIAEACVLAGTALVGGETAEHPGLLHPDEYDVAGAATGVVEANQLLGAERVRAGDVVIAMEASGLHSNGYSLVRHVFFNQAKWELDREVAELGSTLGQELLVPTRIYTKSCLEIARNTETHALSHVTGGGLAANLERVMPKELTATLDRATWTPQPIFDLVRKVGEVKQADLEATLNCGVGMVSLTAPDSVDDVIARLATHGIKAWVAGEVREAGAGEAGKVALTGQHPGW, from the coding sequence GTGACCGACGCAACCAACGCCTACGCCGTCGCAGGCGTCGACATCGAGGCCGCCGACCGCGCCATCGACCTGATGAAGGAGTGGGTGGAGAAGGCCCGTCGTCCTGAGCAGATCGGTGGACTGGGCGGCTTCGCCGGCCTCTTCGACGCCTCCGCGCTGACGAAGTACAAGCGTCCGCTGCTCGCGACCTCCACCGACGGTGTCGGCACCAAGGTCGCCATCGCGCAGAAGATGGACGTCCACGACACCATCGGCCACGACCTCGTGGGCATGGTCGTTGACGACCTCGTCGTCTGTGGCGCCGAGCCGCTCTTCATGACCGACTACATCGCCACCGGCAAGGTCGTCCCCGAGCGCATCGCTGCGATCGTCAAGGGCATCGCCGAGGCGTGCGTCCTGGCCGGCACCGCGCTGGTCGGTGGCGAGACCGCTGAGCACCCGGGTCTGCTGCACCCTGACGAGTACGACGTCGCAGGCGCTGCCACCGGCGTCGTCGAGGCCAACCAGTTGCTCGGTGCCGAGCGCGTCCGTGCCGGTGACGTCGTCATCGCGATGGAGGCCTCGGGCCTGCACTCCAACGGCTACTCGCTGGTGCGCCACGTCTTCTTCAACCAGGCCAAGTGGGAGCTCGACCGCGAGGTCGCCGAGCTCGGTTCCACGCTCGGTCAGGAGCTGCTGGTCCCGACCCGCATCTACACGAAGTCGTGCCTCGAGATCGCCCGCAACACCGAGACCCACGCGCTGTCGCACGTGACCGGTGGCGGTCTGGCCGCCAACCTCGAGCGCGTCATGCCCAAGGAGCTCACCGCGACCCTGGACCGCGCCACCTGGACCCCGCAGCCGATCTTCGACCTCGTCCGCAAGGTCGGCGAGGTCAAGCAGGCCGACCTCGAGGCCACGCTCAACTGCGGCGTCGGCATGGTCTCCCTGACCGCCCCCGACTCCGTCGACGACGTGATCGCCCGTCTGGCCACTCACGGCATCAAGGCATGGGTCGCCGGCGAGGTCCGCGAGGCCGGCGCCGGCGAGGCCGGCAAGGTCGCGCTGACCGGTCAGCACCCGGGCTGGTGA
- a CDS encoding DUF3073 domain-containing protein: MGRGRAKAKQTKVARDLKYRTHETDFGALAKELHGDPGSSSDRDEPEQSEDWPDYGPSRD, translated from the coding sequence ATGGGGCGCGGCCGAGCTAAGGCTAAGCAGACGAAGGTCGCCCGCGACCTGAAGTACCGGACTCACGAGACCGACTTCGGGGCGCTGGCCAAGGAGCTGCATGGCGATCCAGGCAGCAGTTCTGATCGGGACGAGCCGGAACAGTCAGAAGACTGGCCCGACTACGGCCCGAGTCGAGATTGA